A single window of Streptomyces aquilus DNA harbors:
- a CDS encoding DUF5709 domain-containing protein, with amino-acid sequence MNSADGWGDDVYQPDGSEIQEDSGLLDVEDTLEDDGVGDPLDRGWSPPERPWAVEHTGVTAAERESLDQRLSEEVPDLPVPDGDGIGDIDGTDGELLDNEVGARRSGRLVAPDEGTHEDEESALIATDVGIDGAAASAEEAAMHIVDEDAEDALSG; translated from the coding sequence GTGAACAGCGCCGACGGATGGGGCGACGACGTCTACCAGCCCGACGGATCCGAGATCCAGGAGGACTCCGGGCTGCTCGACGTGGAGGACACCCTGGAGGACGACGGTGTCGGCGACCCCCTCGACCGGGGCTGGTCCCCTCCGGAGCGCCCCTGGGCGGTCGAGCACACCGGTGTGACGGCGGCCGAACGCGAGAGCCTGGACCAGCGGCTCTCCGAAGAAGTGCCGGACCTCCCCGTCCCCGACGGCGACGGCATCGGAGACATCGACGGCACCGACGGCGAACTCCTCGACAACGAGGTCGGCGCGCGCCGCTCCGGCCGTCTCGTCGCACCCGACGAGGGCACTCACGAGGACGAGGAGAGCGCCCTGATCGCCACGGACGTGGGCATCGACGGCGCCGCCGCCTCCGCCGAGGAGGCCGCGATGCACATCGTCGACGAGGACGCCGAGGACGCCCTGTCCGGCTGA
- a CDS encoding metal-dependent hydrolase, with protein MMGPAHSLSGAAAWLGVGAAAAASGHTMPWPVLLAGALICAGAALAPDLDHKAATISRAFGPISRGLCEIVDKLSYAVYKATKKQGDPRRSGGHRTLTHTWLWAVLIGAGASVAAITGGRWAVLAILFVHMVLAIEGLLWRATRGSSADVLVWLLAATSAWIIAGVLDKPGNGADWLFTDPGQEYLWLGLPIVLGALVHDIGDALTVSGCPILWPIPVGRKRWYPIGPPKALRFRAGSWVELKVLMPAFMVLGGVGCAAALNFI; from the coding sequence ATGATGGGACCAGCACACTCACTGTCGGGGGCCGCGGCCTGGCTCGGCGTCGGAGCGGCGGCCGCCGCCTCGGGGCACACGATGCCCTGGCCGGTCCTGCTGGCCGGAGCCCTGATCTGCGCGGGGGCGGCGCTCGCCCCCGACCTCGACCACAAGGCGGCCACCATCTCGCGCGCCTTCGGGCCCATCTCCCGAGGGCTCTGCGAGATCGTCGACAAGCTCTCCTACGCCGTCTACAAGGCCACCAAGAAGCAGGGCGACCCCCGTCGCTCCGGTGGGCACCGCACGCTCACCCACACGTGGCTGTGGGCCGTCCTGATCGGCGCGGGCGCCTCGGTCGCGGCGATCACCGGTGGCCGCTGGGCCGTCCTCGCGATCCTCTTCGTGCACATGGTGCTCGCCATCGAGGGCCTGCTGTGGCGGGCGACCCGCGGCTCGAGCGCCGACGTCCTGGTCTGGCTGCTGGCCGCGACCAGCGCCTGGATCATCGCCGGCGTGCTGGACAAGCCCGGCAACGGCGCGGACTGGCTGTTCACGGACCCGGGCCAGGAGTACCTGTGGCTGGGCCTGCCGATCGTGCTCGGCGCGCTGGTCCACGACATCGGGGACGCGCTGACGGTCTCGGGCTGCCCGATCCTGTGGCCGATCCCGGTGGGCCGCAAGCGCTGGTACCCGATCGGGCCGCCCAAGGCCCTGCGGTTCCGGGCCGGCAGCTGGGTCGAGCTGAAGGTGCTGATGCCGGCGTTCATGGTCCTGGGCGGGGTGGGCTGCGCGGCGGCGCTGAACTTCATCTGA
- a CDS encoding peptide-N4-asparagine amidase codes for MKRRLIMSMLAGATLLASTLLGAAPAQSADVPAEFGSDWHDPITAAPPVTKPSGKSCQVTLAEARFRDFTPYQGSYAPPTGCGGRWSKVVLRMDGKVKGRQYDRLGYLRVGGVEIFRTSTPEPSPDGIAWSVEKDVTRYSDTLRSGQDVEMLIGNVVDDTYTGVIDVKVTLTFYAGRPDAAKTPDRVLPLTPDGTVTTPRNSERIVAEVYATGSGGGCEEYWYLTVPDAAPYSCKAEGGPYREVQIKVDGQLAGIAAPFPHVWTGGWSNPFLWYVIPGPRAFDVKPIEYDLTPFAGLLNDGEPHRVQVDVVGVPEGQSGWSAPVNVAVWQDAKRAHVTGKLTTHTVGDLTNSSVHTPGSEHRLDTEGAHRLTVAGYVDTSHGRVTTTVRRSLTNTSTHRWTEGENLDGLDATWTDAEAVTVDGRGPAHTTRTQRTYTMNGTTTIGTDDRLRTVLTLGDRASVVADGRLWQRLDDTYTGDATWTLNVPRDQRHAVGTTSERYRLQGPGRCHDRSLTTVQGVLTEDRAGC; via the coding sequence ATGAAGAGACGGCTCATCATGTCCATGCTCGCCGGAGCGACCCTCCTCGCGAGCACCCTTCTGGGAGCGGCACCGGCCCAATCCGCTGATGTACCGGCGGAGTTCGGCAGTGACTGGCACGATCCGATCACCGCCGCCCCGCCCGTCACCAAGCCCTCCGGAAAGTCCTGCCAAGTCACGCTCGCGGAAGCCCGGTTCCGCGACTTCACCCCGTACCAGGGCAGTTACGCGCCCCCGACCGGCTGCGGCGGCCGCTGGAGCAAGGTGGTCCTGCGGATGGACGGAAAGGTGAAGGGCCGTCAGTACGACCGGCTCGGTTATCTGCGGGTCGGCGGGGTCGAGATCTTCCGTACGTCGACTCCGGAGCCGTCGCCGGACGGGATCGCGTGGTCGGTCGAGAAGGACGTCACGCGCTACAGCGACACCCTCCGCTCCGGCCAGGACGTCGAGATGCTCATCGGCAACGTCGTCGACGACACGTACACCGGCGTCATCGACGTGAAGGTCACGCTGACGTTCTACGCGGGCCGGCCGGACGCCGCGAAGACCCCCGACCGGGTCCTGCCCCTCACCCCCGACGGCACCGTCACCACCCCGCGCAACAGCGAACGGATCGTCGCCGAGGTGTACGCGACCGGCTCCGGCGGCGGGTGCGAGGAGTACTGGTATCTGACGGTGCCCGACGCGGCGCCGTACTCCTGCAAGGCCGAAGGCGGCCCCTACCGCGAGGTGCAGATCAAGGTGGACGGCCAACTCGCCGGAATCGCGGCGCCGTTCCCGCACGTGTGGACCGGCGGCTGGTCCAATCCCTTCCTCTGGTACGTCATTCCGGGACCGCGCGCCTTCGACGTCAAGCCGATCGAATACGACCTGACCCCGTTCGCCGGTCTCCTCAACGACGGCGAGCCGCACCGCGTACAGGTCGACGTCGTCGGCGTCCCCGAGGGGCAGAGCGGCTGGAGCGCGCCCGTGAACGTCGCCGTCTGGCAGGACGCGAAGCGCGCCCACGTCACCGGAAAGCTCACCACGCACACCGTCGGCGACCTCACCAACTCCTCGGTGCACACCCCGGGTTCGGAGCACCGCCTGGACACCGAGGGCGCCCACCGGCTCACCGTCGCCGGATACGTCGACACCTCGCACGGCCGTGTGACCACCACCGTCCGCCGGTCGCTGACGAACACCTCCACGCACCGCTGGACCGAGGGCGAGAACCTCGACGGACTCGACGCGACCTGGACGGACGCGGAGGCGGTCACCGTCGACGGACGCGGCCCGGCGCACACGACGCGCACACAGCGGACGTACACGATGAACGGCACCACGACGATCGGCACGGACGACCGGCTGCGGACGGTGCTGACGCTCGGCGACCGAGCCTCTGTCGTCGCCGACGGGCGCCTGTGGCAGCGCCTCGACGACACCTACACCGGCGACGCCACCTGGACCCTCAACGTGCCGCGCGACCAGCGGCACGCGGTCGGCACGACGAGTGAGCGCTACCGGCTTCAGGGCCCGGGCCGCTGCCACGACCGTTCGCTGACCACCGTCCAGGGGGTGCTCACCGAGGATCGCGCGGGCTGCTGA
- a CDS encoding ABC transporter ATP-binding protein → MIGVAPPAYDPAAPTTANTLPVGGSATVRAYVAELFRRHRRAFLVLVAVNTVSVIASMVGPWLLGGLVDRVSEGAREVHLELTAGLFVAALAVQAVFVRQVRLRGAMLGERMLADLREDFLVRSVGLPPGVLERAGTGDLLSRITTDIDRLANAMREAVPQLSIGVVWVVLLLGGLVVTAPSLAAAVLLALPLLVIGCRWYFKRAPSAYRSESAGYAAVAAALAETVDAGRTVEAHRLGQRRVELSERRIKEWTAWERYTLWLRSVLFPFINVTHVMILGSVLMVGGVMVLHGWIDVGQLTTGALIAQMLVDPVGLILRWYDELQVAQVSLARLVGVREVEPDAGDAAVAPEGRHVHADRVHFGYLEGVDVLRKVSLEVAPGTRMALVGPSGAGKSTLGRLLAGIYAPRDGRITLGGAELSRMTAEGVRSHVALVNQEHHVFVGSLRDNLLLARTGAEDAELWAALGAVDADGWARALDDGLDTEVGSGGLALTPAQAQQIALARLVLADPHTLVLDEATSLLDPRAARHLERSLARVLDGRTVVAIAHRLHTAHDADVIAVVENGRISELGSHDELVAADGAYASLWRSWHG, encoded by the coding sequence ATGATCGGCGTGGCGCCACCGGCGTACGACCCGGCGGCCCCGACGACGGCGAACACCCTGCCCGTCGGGGGCTCCGCGACCGTACGCGCCTATGTGGCCGAACTGTTCCGCCGGCACCGCCGCGCCTTCCTCGTCCTCGTCGCCGTCAACACGGTGTCGGTGATCGCGTCGATGGTGGGGCCGTGGCTGCTCGGCGGACTCGTGGACCGGGTCTCGGAAGGGGCCCGGGAGGTTCATCTGGAGCTGACCGCGGGCCTGTTCGTGGCCGCGCTCGCCGTGCAGGCCGTGTTCGTACGGCAGGTGCGGCTGCGCGGCGCGATGCTCGGCGAGCGGATGCTGGCCGACCTGCGCGAGGACTTCCTCGTGCGCTCGGTCGGTCTCCCGCCGGGCGTCCTGGAACGGGCGGGTACCGGTGACCTGCTGTCCCGGATCACCACCGACATCGACCGGCTGGCCAACGCCATGCGCGAGGCCGTGCCGCAGCTGTCGATCGGCGTGGTGTGGGTGGTGCTGCTGCTGGGCGGGCTCGTCGTCACGGCGCCGTCGCTGGCCGCGGCCGTGCTGCTCGCCCTGCCGCTGCTGGTGATCGGCTGCCGCTGGTACTTCAAGCGGGCGCCGTCCGCCTACCGGTCGGAGTCCGCCGGGTACGCCGCCGTCGCCGCCGCGCTCGCCGAGACCGTGGACGCCGGGCGCACCGTCGAGGCGCACCGGCTCGGGCAGCGGCGCGTCGAGCTGTCGGAGCGGCGGATCAAGGAGTGGACGGCGTGGGAGCGGTACACGCTCTGGCTGCGGTCGGTGCTGTTCCCGTTCATCAACGTCACCCATGTGATGATCCTCGGCTCGGTCCTGATGGTCGGCGGGGTGATGGTGCTGCACGGCTGGATCGACGTCGGCCAGCTGACGACCGGTGCGCTGATCGCGCAGATGCTCGTCGACCCGGTCGGGCTGATCCTGCGCTGGTACGACGAGTTGCAGGTCGCCCAGGTGTCGCTGGCCCGGCTGGTCGGCGTCCGCGAGGTCGAGCCGGACGCCGGTGACGCCGCCGTCGCCCCCGAGGGACGCCATGTGCACGCCGACCGCGTGCACTTCGGCTACCTCGAAGGCGTGGACGTGCTGCGCAAGGTGTCCCTGGAGGTCGCCCCCGGCACCCGGATGGCGCTCGTCGGCCCGTCCGGCGCGGGAAAGTCGACCCTGGGCCGGCTGCTCGCGGGCATCTACGCGCCGCGGGACGGCCGGATCACCCTGGGCGGCGCGGAGCTGTCCCGGATGACGGCGGAGGGCGTCCGCTCGCATGTCGCCCTGGTCAACCAGGAGCACCACGTCTTCGTGGGCTCCCTGCGCGACAACCTCCTCCTCGCCCGCACGGGCGCCGAGGACGCCGAACTGTGGGCGGCGCTGGGCGCGGTCGACGCGGACGGCTGGGCGCGGGCGCTCGACGACGGCCTCGACACCGAGGTCGGCTCGGGCGGGCTCGCGCTCACCCCGGCGCAGGCCCAGCAGATCGCGCTGGCCCGCCTGGTGCTGGCCGACCCGCACACGCTGGTCCTGGACGAGGCGACGTCTCTCCTCGACCCGCGCGCGGCGCGTCATCTGGAGCGGTCCCTGGCCCGCGTCCTCGACGGCCGCACCGTCGTCGCCATCGCCCACCGGCTGCACACCGCCCATGACGCCGACGTGATCGCCGTCGTCGAGAACGGCCGCATCAGCGAACTGGGCAGCCACGACGAGCTGGTCGCGGCGGACGGGGCGTATGCGTCGCTGTGGAGGTCTTGGCACGGGTGA
- a CDS encoding type B 50S ribosomal protein L31, producing the protein MQQDKHPDYHQVVFRDRSAGYAFLTRSTATSEQTIEWDDGETYPVVDVEISSESHPFYTGKARTVDTEGRVARFERRYGSAAGPDAEG; encoded by the coding sequence ATGCAGCAGGACAAGCACCCCGACTACCACCAGGTCGTCTTCCGTGACCGCTCCGCCGGTTACGCCTTTCTCACCCGGTCGACCGCGACCAGCGAGCAGACCATCGAGTGGGACGACGGCGAGACGTACCCGGTGGTGGACGTCGAGATCTCCTCGGAGAGCCACCCCTTCTACACCGGCAAGGCCCGCACCGTGGACACCGAGGGACGCGTCGCCCGCTTCGAGCGGCGCTACGGGAGCGCGGCGGGCCCGGACGCCGAGGGCTGA
- a CDS encoding L,D-transpeptidase family protein, whose translation MLCGFLTLALAGCAAPRDAGSPATPQTRTTTAAPTGIPGIGDRFQRRIPADARQVVAVYGDGVDAPDSTVVLYTKRGAGWDRTRSWPAHNGKKGWTADHHEGDKRSPVGVFTLTDAGGVLKDPGSKLPYTRSAAFTAPRWWAKSHWHDFDYVIAIDYNRVKGTPPNDPTRPEGDRKGGGIWLHMDHGSGTSACVSLSRPAMEYLLRTLDPDRHPVVVMGDRAALAS comes from the coding sequence ATGCTCTGCGGCTTCCTGACGCTGGCCCTGGCCGGCTGCGCGGCGCCGCGCGACGCCGGCTCACCGGCGACACCGCAGACCCGGACCACGACCGCGGCCCCGACCGGCATCCCCGGCATCGGCGACCGCTTCCAGCGCCGCATCCCCGCCGACGCCCGCCAGGTCGTCGCGGTCTACGGCGACGGCGTCGACGCCCCGGACTCCACGGTCGTGCTCTACACGAAGCGGGGCGCCGGCTGGGACCGCACGCGCAGTTGGCCCGCGCACAACGGCAAGAAGGGCTGGACGGCAGACCACCACGAGGGCGACAAACGCAGCCCCGTGGGCGTGTTCACGCTCACCGACGCGGGCGGCGTGCTCAAGGACCCGGGCTCGAAACTCCCGTACACGCGGTCCGCCGCGTTCACGGCCCCGCGCTGGTGGGCGAAGTCGCACTGGCACGACTTCGACTACGTCATCGCCATCGACTACAACCGCGTCAAGGGCACCCCGCCGAACGACCCGACCCGCCCCGAGGGCGACCGCAAGGGCGGCGGGATCTGGCTGCACATGGACCACGGCAGCGGTACGTCGGCCTGCGTCAGCCTCTCCAGGCCCGCGATGGAGTACCTGCTGCGCACGCTCGACCCGGACCGGCATCCTGTGGTGGTGATGGGGGACAGGGCCGCCCTGGCGAGCTAG
- a CDS encoding COG4315 family predicted lipoprotein, with amino-acid sequence MSENMRHDLRRGMSRNRIALTGVALVAALGLAGCGGGGGSYGGGSDTPAAADTATVKVSDSPLGDILVDGGGRTLYLFTADGENTNSMKCDTACLKLWPPVEGKPKAGSGADASLIGTTKGGAPQATYAGHPLYYYAKDKAPGDLKGQGIDGIWYVLNAKGTAMKQAAPSTDSDGDSGYGY; translated from the coding sequence ATGAGCGAAAACATGCGCCATGACCTGCGCCGAGGCATGAGCCGGAACCGGATCGCCCTGACCGGGGTCGCACTCGTGGCGGCGCTGGGGCTGGCCGGCTGCGGCGGTGGTGGTGGCTCCTACGGCGGCGGTTCCGACACACCCGCCGCGGCGGACACCGCCACCGTGAAGGTGAGCGACTCGCCGCTCGGCGACATCCTCGTCGACGGCGGCGGTCGCACGCTCTACCTGTTCACGGCGGACGGCGAGAACACCAACTCCATGAAGTGCGACACGGCGTGCCTCAAGCTGTGGCCACCCGTGGAGGGCAAGCCGAAGGCCGGTTCCGGCGCCGACGCGAGCCTCATCGGAACCACGAAGGGCGGCGCACCGCAGGCGACGTACGCCGGGCATCCGCTCTACTACTACGCGAAGGACAAGGCGCCGGGCGATCTCAAGGGACAGGGGATCGACGGGATCTGGTACGTGCTGAACGCGAAGGGCACGGCGATGAAGCAGGCCGCGCCCTCGACGGACAGCGACGGTGACAGCGGCTACGGGTACTGA
- a CDS encoding ABC transporter transmembrane domain-containing protein, producing MQIQDLPYPDPGVPDARSGPRFLWWLFRNQLGGQVRSLAWGLVHFLSVSALPFCVGYAVQAVVDRSGTRLALAGGLLALACAGNAIGDTFLHRAAITNWITAAARVQQLLARKAATLGSALTRRVAAGEVVAVSTGDVEKIGWFVEAVSRFTAAALTILFVCVGLVVYQPSLGVVVAVGLPVLALAVLPLLPRATRRADFQREKAGRATELASDTVAGLRVLRGIGGEELFLDRYRSASQEVRHAAVRSARMWSLISAIQVLLPGLLLIAVVWHGVGLAREGRISVGELVTVYSSVMVMTYPLRHFEEIAMAYSFSRPSARRAARVLSLRRATSEDGSQAGTAPKGDLYDPATGLLAPTGRFTAVVCGDPDAAGRLAERLGGHPSSTEEEPSVLLGGVPLDELPLSAARTAVLVQDKDPVLLSGTLRELLDVPASGDVDAREALTAAQCEDVLAALVQGSLGAEDPLDARITERGRSLSGGQRQRLALARSLFTDPEVLVLDEPTSAVDSHTEARVAEGVRELRAGRTTVVFTSSPLLLDRADRVVLVHEGEVVAVGVHRDLVHKEPRYRAVVTRETEPEPEEPHDLQELEELEEIEETA from the coding sequence ATGCAGATTCAAGACCTTCCCTATCCCGACCCGGGTGTGCCGGACGCGCGCTCGGGTCCCCGATTCCTGTGGTGGCTCTTCCGGAATCAACTCGGCGGCCAGGTCAGATCACTGGCCTGGGGACTGGTGCACTTCCTGTCCGTGTCCGCCCTGCCGTTCTGTGTGGGCTACGCCGTCCAGGCCGTCGTCGACCGCTCCGGCACCCGACTCGCCCTCGCGGGCGGGCTGCTGGCGCTGGCCTGCGCCGGCAACGCCATCGGCGACACCTTCCTGCACCGCGCCGCCATCACCAACTGGATCACGGCCGCCGCCCGCGTCCAGCAGCTGCTCGCCCGCAAGGCGGCGACGCTGGGCTCGGCGCTGACCCGGCGGGTCGCCGCCGGTGAGGTCGTGGCCGTCTCCACCGGCGACGTCGAGAAGATCGGCTGGTTCGTGGAGGCCGTCTCCCGGTTCACCGCCGCCGCGCTCACCATCCTGTTCGTCTGCGTGGGCCTGGTCGTCTACCAGCCCTCGCTCGGGGTGGTCGTCGCCGTCGGGCTGCCCGTGCTGGCGCTCGCGGTGCTGCCGCTGCTGCCCCGGGCGACCCGGCGCGCCGACTTCCAGCGCGAGAAGGCCGGCCGCGCCACCGAGCTGGCCTCGGACACCGTCGCCGGGCTGCGGGTGCTGCGCGGCATCGGCGGCGAGGAGCTGTTCCTCGACCGCTACCGCAGCGCCTCCCAGGAGGTGCGGCACGCCGCCGTGCGCAGTGCCCGGATGTGGTCGCTGATCTCGGCGATCCAGGTGCTGCTCCCCGGACTGCTGCTCATCGCGGTCGTCTGGCACGGCGTGGGCCTCGCCCGCGAGGGCCGGATCTCCGTCGGCGAACTGGTCACCGTCTACAGCTCGGTCATGGTGATGACCTATCCGCTGCGGCACTTCGAGGAGATCGCCATGGCGTACTCCTTCTCCCGTCCGTCGGCCCGGCGGGCCGCGCGGGTGCTGTCGCTGCGGCGCGCCACGTCCGAGGACGGCTCGCAGGCCGGTACGGCACCCAAGGGCGACCTGTACGACCCCGCGACCGGACTGCTCGCGCCCACCGGCCGGTTCACCGCCGTGGTGTGCGGGGACCCGGACGCGGCGGGACGGCTGGCGGAACGGCTCGGCGGCCACCCGTCCTCGACCGAGGAGGAGCCGTCGGTACTGCTGGGCGGCGTACCGCTGGACGAGCTGCCGCTCTCCGCGGCGCGCACGGCCGTCCTCGTCCAGGACAAGGACCCGGTCCTGCTCTCCGGCACCCTGCGCGAACTCCTCGACGTCCCCGCGTCGGGGGACGTCGACGCCCGCGAGGCGCTGACGGCCGCGCAGTGCGAGGACGTCCTGGCCGCCCTGGTGCAGGGCTCGCTCGGCGCCGAGGACCCGCTGGACGCCCGGATCACCGAACGCGGGCGCTCCCTGTCGGGCGGTCAGCGCCAGCGGCTCGCGCTGGCCCGGTCGCTGTTCACCGACCCGGAGGTGCTCGTCCTGGACGAGCCGACCTCGGCCGTCGACTCGCACACCGAGGCCCGTGTCGCCGAGGGCGTGCGCGAGTTGCGGGCGGGCCGCACCACCGTGGTGTTCACGTCCTCACCGCTGCTGCTGGACCGCGCGGACAGGGTCGTCCTGGTCCACGAGGGCGAGGTCGTGGCCGTGGGCGTGCACCGCGACCTCGTGCACAAGGAACCCCGGTACCGCGCGGTCGTCACCCGCGAGACCGAGCCCGAACCGGAAGAACCGCACGACCTGCAAGAGCTGGAAGAGCTGGAAGAGATCGAGGAGACAGCATGA
- a CDS encoding cation:dicarboxylate symporter family transporter, with amino-acid sequence MPPSVPSLPRRVAHILRTSLFAQVLCALVLGIVVGKLWPDFASDLQPLGDGFTRLIKTIISPLVFCVVVVGIAKAGDLKAFGRIGLKALIWFEVASTLALVIGLLAANVVQPGSGMHVDPSTLDASAVDAKTGGGSLPSTTEFIVNAIPTSFIGAFAENSLLQVLILACLVGAALLHLGHTKVPQVLPAVEQAQEIIFAVVGFIMRLAPIAVFGAMAVLIGQYGLGVIETYAKLIVLCYAAAAFFIALLAVALRLVTGLSLWKFLRYIRAEMLLALGTASTESVMPRVMQKLRKAGARDDAVGLVLPTGYSFNLDGASLYLSIGTLFIAQAVGVDLSLGQQITVILVLMLTSKGMAGIPGSAFLALSATASSLGAIPAGAVALLLGVDRIMDSMRVVTNLLGNCVAVFAVSRWEGALDLEKAKKVLDGETEEATAEVLDGETEEATAEVLEGETEEATAEVPARQTKETVTEAS; translated from the coding sequence GTGCCGCCGTCCGTCCCGTCCCTGCCGCGACGCGTCGCACACATACTGCGTACCTCTCTGTTCGCACAGGTCCTCTGTGCGCTCGTCCTCGGCATCGTTGTCGGCAAGCTCTGGCCCGACTTCGCCTCCGACCTCCAGCCGCTCGGCGACGGCTTCACCCGGCTCATCAAGACGATCATCTCCCCGCTCGTGTTCTGCGTGGTCGTCGTCGGGATCGCCAAGGCCGGTGACCTCAAGGCGTTCGGCCGGATCGGGCTCAAGGCCCTGATCTGGTTCGAGGTCGCGAGCACGCTCGCGCTGGTCATCGGCCTGCTCGCCGCCAACGTCGTCCAGCCGGGCTCCGGCATGCACGTCGACCCGTCGACGCTGGACGCCTCCGCGGTCGACGCGAAGACCGGCGGGGGCTCGCTGCCCTCGACGACCGAGTTCATCGTCAACGCCATCCCGACCAGTTTCATCGGGGCCTTCGCGGAGAACAGCCTCCTCCAGGTCCTCATCCTGGCCTGCCTCGTGGGCGCCGCGCTGCTCCACCTCGGCCACACCAAGGTGCCGCAGGTGCTGCCCGCCGTCGAGCAGGCCCAGGAGATCATCTTCGCGGTCGTCGGCTTCATCATGCGGCTCGCCCCGATCGCGGTGTTCGGCGCGATGGCCGTCCTCATCGGGCAGTACGGGCTCGGCGTCATCGAGACCTACGCCAAGCTGATCGTCCTGTGCTACGCGGCCGCGGCGTTCTTCATCGCGCTCCTCGCCGTCGCCCTGCGCCTGGTCACCGGGCTCAGCCTCTGGAAGTTCCTGCGCTACATCCGCGCCGAGATGCTGCTCGCGCTCGGCACCGCGTCCACCGAGTCGGTCATGCCGCGGGTCATGCAGAAGCTGCGCAAGGCGGGCGCCCGTGACGACGCCGTGGGCCTGGTGCTGCCGACCGGCTACTCCTTCAACCTCGACGGCGCCTCGCTCTACCTGTCCATCGGCACGCTGTTCATCGCCCAGGCGGTCGGCGTCGACCTCAGCCTCGGCCAGCAGATCACCGTGATCCTCGTGCTGATGCTCACCAGCAAGGGCATGGCCGGTATCCCCGGCTCGGCCTTCCTCGCCCTGTCCGCGACCGCGTCCTCGCTGGGCGCGATCCCGGCCGGCGCGGTGGCGCTGCTGCTGGGCGTGGACCGGATCATGGACTCGATGCGCGTCGTGACGAACCTGCTCGGCAACTGCGTCGCCGTGTTCGCGGTGTCCCGGTGGGAGGGGGCGCTGGACCTGGAGAAGGCGAAGAAGGTGCTCGACGGCGAGACCGAGGAGGCCACCGCGGAGGTCCTGGACGGCGAGACCGAGGAGGCCACCGCGGAGGTGCTGGAGGGCGAGACCGAGGAGGCCACCGCGGAGGTGCCTGCCCGGCAAACCAAGGAGACGGTGACCGAGGCCAGTTGA
- a CDS encoding RNA polymerase sigma factor gives MELFPRADRVDDASLVAGLALGDEQAATAFVRRFQNAVYGLALSVTREPGLAEDVSQEVFVRAWRAAGSYDPRRASALTWLLTITRNAAIDAVRARRPTPVLAETLERLIDVTLRADAEEADGTERLALVALESERALARLRSLPEEQARAVALAVIGGCTAAEVGRHEDIPLGTAKTRIRTGLRRLREALKEGGRDGT, from the coding sequence GTGGAACTGTTCCCCCGCGCGGACCGGGTCGACGACGCCTCGCTCGTCGCCGGTCTCGCGCTGGGCGACGAGCAGGCCGCGACCGCCTTCGTCCGCCGCTTCCAGAACGCCGTGTACGGCCTCGCCCTGTCGGTGACCCGCGAACCGGGCCTCGCCGAGGACGTGAGCCAGGAGGTGTTCGTGCGGGCCTGGCGGGCGGCCGGCAGCTACGACCCCCGCCGCGCCTCGGCGCTGACCTGGCTGCTGACCATCACCCGCAACGCCGCCATCGACGCCGTCCGCGCCCGCAGGCCCACGCCCGTGCTGGCCGAGACCCTCGAACGGCTCATCGACGTCACCCTGCGGGCCGACGCGGAGGAGGCCGACGGCACGGAGCGGCTCGCCCTGGTCGCCCTGGAGAGCGAGCGTGCCCTCGCCCGGCTGCGGTCCCTACCGGAGGAACAGGCGCGCGCGGTCGCCCTCGCCGTGATCGGCGGCTGTACGGCGGCGGAGGTGGGCCGGCACGAGGACATCCCGCTGGGCACCGCCAAGACCCGGATCCGCACCGGCCTGCGCAGGCTGCGCGAGGCGCTGAAGGAGGGAGGCCGCGATGGCACGTGA